In the Larimichthys crocea isolate SSNF chromosome XXI, L_crocea_2.0, whole genome shotgun sequence genome, one interval contains:
- the duox2 gene encoding dual oxidase maturation factor 1 isoform X1, whose amino-acid sequence MFPSTFTLSSSSSLLLIVQHSAASPRRGAKMTFYDDIYPFYSLQRTSFIFSGRLLTIILVFLVLAVSLLLILPGIRGKSRLFWMFRIIISLFIGVVIVALNFTNDWAEAKMTTNATYKSFSNAVVNAEIGLHVGLYGINVTLKGNPVVQFNETINYNEMFSWHDTIEKQYEEALEKGLPNPILYIAEKFTLSSPCGLIFQYRYSGRYASATLWTAFCCWLLANILFSMPVILYAGYMMMATAAFIFFSMASFSTIMNVPQCVFSIGTDSFETTYSHSFWLALATGVLCTIIGILVVMFNCMIPEKMKEAFSVGVDSYEDEDDSYGEGYLNTVFLDGVTISPLTSKEVLSAHI is encoded by the exons ATGTTCCCCTCAACATTcacactttcttcctcttcttccttacTCCTCATCGTTCAACATTCAG CTGCGTCCCCAAGAAGAGGAGCTAAGATGACTTTCTACGATGACATTTACCCATTCTACTCTCTACAAAGGACCTCCTTCATCTTTAGTGGACGGTTGCTTACCATTATTCTGGTCTTCCTTGTGCTAGCAGTCAGTCTTCTTCTCATTCTGCCAGGGATACGAGGGAAGTCG AGGCTGTTCTGGATGTTTAGAATAATTATCAGCTTGTTCATAGGTGTGGTGATAGTGG CGCTCAACTTTACTAACGACTGGGCTGAGGCCAAAATGACCACTAATGCCACCTACAAGTCTTTCAGCAACGCAGTGGTTAACGCTGAGATTGGCTTGCACGTTGGACTGTATGGCATTAATGTTACACTAAAGG GGAATCCTGTTGTACAGTTCAATGAGACCATTAACTACAATGAGATGTTCAGCTGGCATGACACTATTGAGAAACAGTATGAGGAAGCTCTAGAGAAAGGTTTGCCGAACCCCATCCTGTACATCGCTGAGAAATTCACCCTGAGTAGCCCGTGTGGACTCATCTTTCAGTACAGATACTCTGGACGCTACGCCTCTGCAACCCTCTG GACGGCGTTTTGCTGTTGGTTGCTCGCCAATATCCTCTTCTCCATGCCTGTCATTCTGTACGCCGGGTACATGATGATGGCCACCGCCGCCTTTATCTTCTTCTCCATGGCCTCCTTCTCCACCATCATGAATGTGCCACAGTGTGTTTTCTCCATAGGCACCGACTCCTTTGAAACCACGTACAGCCATTCATTCTGGCTGGCTCTGGCTACAG GTGTGCTGTGCACCATCATCGGGATTCTGGTGGTGATGTTCAACTGTATGATAccagagaagatgaaggaggCTTTCAGCGTTGGCGTCGACAGTTATGAAGATGAGGACGATTCTTATGGGGAGGGCTACCTGAATACAGTTTTCCTTGATGGAGTGACAATTTCACCATTGACGTCAAAAGAAGTCCTGTCG
- the duox2 gene encoding dual oxidase maturation factor 1 isoform X2 translates to MTFYDDIYPFYSLQRTSFIFSGRLLTIILVFLVLAVSLLLILPGIRGKSRLFWMFRIIISLFIGVVIVALNFTNDWAEAKMTTNATYKSFSNAVVNAEIGLHVGLYGINVTLKGNPVVQFNETINYNEMFSWHDTIEKQYEEALEKGLPNPILYIAEKFTLSSPCGLIFQYRYSGRYASATLWTAFCCWLLANILFSMPVILYAGYMMMATAAFIFFSMASFSTIMNVPQCVFSIGTDSFETTYSHSFWLALATGVLCTIIGILVVMFNCMIPEKMKEAFSVGVDSYEDEDDSYGEGYLNTVFLDGVTISPLTSKEVLSAHI, encoded by the exons ATGACTTTCTACGATGACATTTACCCATTCTACTCTCTACAAAGGACCTCCTTCATCTTTAGTGGACGGTTGCTTACCATTATTCTGGTCTTCCTTGTGCTAGCAGTCAGTCTTCTTCTCATTCTGCCAGGGATACGAGGGAAGTCG AGGCTGTTCTGGATGTTTAGAATAATTATCAGCTTGTTCATAGGTGTGGTGATAGTGG CGCTCAACTTTACTAACGACTGGGCTGAGGCCAAAATGACCACTAATGCCACCTACAAGTCTTTCAGCAACGCAGTGGTTAACGCTGAGATTGGCTTGCACGTTGGACTGTATGGCATTAATGTTACACTAAAGG GGAATCCTGTTGTACAGTTCAATGAGACCATTAACTACAATGAGATGTTCAGCTGGCATGACACTATTGAGAAACAGTATGAGGAAGCTCTAGAGAAAGGTTTGCCGAACCCCATCCTGTACATCGCTGAGAAATTCACCCTGAGTAGCCCGTGTGGACTCATCTTTCAGTACAGATACTCTGGACGCTACGCCTCTGCAACCCTCTG GACGGCGTTTTGCTGTTGGTTGCTCGCCAATATCCTCTTCTCCATGCCTGTCATTCTGTACGCCGGGTACATGATGATGGCCACCGCCGCCTTTATCTTCTTCTCCATGGCCTCCTTCTCCACCATCATGAATGTGCCACAGTGTGTTTTCTCCATAGGCACCGACTCCTTTGAAACCACGTACAGCCATTCATTCTGGCTGGCTCTGGCTACAG GTGTGCTGTGCACCATCATCGGGATTCTGGTGGTGATGTTCAACTGTATGATAccagagaagatgaaggaggCTTTCAGCGTTGGCGTCGACAGTTATGAAGATGAGGACGATTCTTATGGGGAGGGCTACCTGAATACAGTTTTCCTTGATGGAGTGACAATTTCACCATTGACGTCAAAAGAAGTCCTGTCG